The following proteins are encoded in a genomic region of Coregonus clupeaformis isolate EN_2021a chromosome 14, ASM2061545v1, whole genome shotgun sequence:
- the LOC121580548 gene encoding transcription factor BTF3 homolog 4-like codes for MNQEKLAKLQAQVRIGGKGTARRKKKVVHRTATADDKKLQSSLKKLAVNNIAGIEEVNMIKADGTVIHFNNPKVQASLSANTFAITGHAENKQLTEMLPGILSQLGADSLTSLRKLAEQFPRQALDNKATSVIKPEDVEEEDDDVPDLVENFDEASKNEDN; via the exons ATGAATCAAGAGAAACTGGCCAAACTTCAGGCCCAGGTCCGGATAGGTGGAAAG GGAACAGCTCGTAGGAAGAAGAAGGTGGTTCACAGAACAGCAACGGCTGACGACAAAAAACTCCAGAGTTCCTTGAAGAAACTGGCAGTGAACAACATCGCTGGTATTGAGGAG GTCAACATGATAAAGGCAGATGGCACAGTGATCCACTTCAACAACCCCAAGGTGCAGGCCTCGCTGTCTGCCAACACGTTTGCCATCACAGGCCATGCAGAGAACAAACAGCTCACAGAGATGCTCCCGGGCATCCTCAGCCAGCTGGGGGCAGACAGCCTCACCAGCCTCCGCAAACTGGCTGAGCAGTTCCCACGCCAAG CACTTGACAACAAAGCGACGTCAGTCATCAAACCAGAAGATGTTGAAGAGGAGGATGACGATGTTCCAG atcTTGTAGAAAACTTTGATGAGGCGTCAAAGAATGAAGACAACTAA